In Theileria parva strain Muguga chromosome 4 map unlocalized ctg_529, whole genome shotgun sequence, one DNA window encodes the following:
- the gpi12 gene encoding GlcNAc-PI de-N-acetylase family protein, which yields MKFRLIAFIPLLLRGFAEFRNVHMLSHIFEALKYATSDSPSGNPSLGFLLAHPDDESMFFLPTLGALKSIPKPGEESTFKLHFLYLSNGNSEGKGELREAELASLCDYYGYSCTVINDPLLQDGDTKWDPEHALPHVKKFINDHSLRVLFTFDGHGVSGHPNHISTYETAKLASKELDFLKVFYLQSLNIISKYTSIFSLFMMFFKSKCCIALTPFKVMNNMKFYQTQSRVHVPFWSFLSSYSYINAFSVD from the exons ATGAAGTTTAGGTTAATTGCCTTTATTCCACTTTTATTACGTGGGTTTGCAGAGTTTAGAAATGTTCACATGCTCTCTCACATCTTCGAGGCACTCAAATATGCAACCTCAGATTCTCCTTCCGGAAATCCAAGTCTCGGCTTCCTCCTTGCACATCCCGATGATGAATCCATGTTTTTCCTCCCTACTCTCGGAGCTTTGAAAAGCATTCCCAAACCCGGCGAGGAATCCACTTTTAAACTACACTTCTTATACCTTTCCAACG gtAACTCTGAGGGCAAAGGTGAGCTACGAGAGGCTGAATTAGCTAGCCTTTGTGATTATTATGGGTACTCGTGCACTGTCATCAATGATCCTCTGCTTCAGGACGGCGACACGAAATGGGACCCTGAGCACGCCTTACCTcatgtaaaaaaatttattaatgaCCACAGCCTAAGGGTTCTGTTTACTTTTGATGGTCACGGTGTTTCCGGTCATCCTAACCACATATCCACCTATGAAACGGccaa actTGCCAGTAAGGAGTTGGATTTTTTGAAGGTTTTTTACCTTCAATCTCtcaatattatttctaaATATACCAGCATCTTTTCACTTTTTATGATGTTTTTCAAATC tAAATGTTGCATTGCTCTTACGCCTTTTAAGGTTATGAACAATATGAAGTTTTACCAAACTCAATCTCGCGTCCATGTACCATTTTGGTCCTTTCTTTCCTCCTACAGCTATATCAACGCTTTCTCTGTTGACTAA
- the PBC1 gene encoding Proteasome subunit beta type-3, translating to MGDITSYNGGAVVAMMGEGCVAIACDKRLGLNQQVTVSSNFPKAFKVTESCFFAASGLATDVQTLKEEIMFKVNMYKLRGDKEMSVKTLSNMVGAMLYSRRFGPWFVDSVIAGLDNDSSPYITCFDLVGAPCTPSDFVVAGTCSEQLYGVCEALFKPGMDPEQLFETVSQCLMAGIDRDCLSGWGAEVHVITPDRVISRSLKTRMD from the exons ATG GGTGATATAACATCGTATAATGGCGGCGCCGTGGTTGCCATGATGGGAGAAGGATGTGTAGCAATCGCATGTGATAAGAGACTGGGGTTGAACCAGCAGGTTACGGTTAGTTCAAACTTCCCAAAGGCGTTTAAAGTAACGGAATCCTGTTTTTTTGCAGCATCAGGACTCGCAACAGACGTTCAAACACT gAAGGAGGAAATTATGTTCAAGGTTAATATGTATAAACTGAGAGGAGATAAGGAAATGAGTGTTAAAACACTTTCAAACATGGTTGGAGCAATGTTGTATTCAAGGCGTTTTGGGCCTTGGTTTGTGGACTCAGTGATTGCTGGATTAGATAATGACAGTTCACCTTACATTACATGTTTTGATCTTGTTGGTGCTCCATGTACTCCTTCAGACTTTGTAGTTGCTGGCACTTGTTCCGAACAACTTTACGGTGTTTGCGAAGCTCTTTTCAAGCCGGGAATG GATCCTGAACAACTTTTTGAGACTGTTTCACAATGTTTAATGGCTGGAATTGATCGAGATTGTCTTTCAGGTTGGGGCGCTGAAGTACATGTTATCACGCCTGATCGAGTGATTTCAAGATCATTGAAAACCAGAATGGACTAA
- a CDS encoding putative integral membrane protein encodes MPCLETLPAAICSIFFFVSGITAFVRKHSQKSLIPASVLAGAFSASVYVMVIKPHNYIGFIIAVFTSLIALVLGSVMLFFSQDRTMLRKNIAFSVFTCGLFCTAFYYGIIIKMIYTIPTNIIYNRI; translated from the exons ATGCCTTGCTTGGAAACCTTACCTGCAGCTATCTGCTCAATCTTTTTCTTTGTATCTGGTATCACTGCTTTTGTTAGGAAACACTCTCAAAAGTCTCTGATTCCGGCTTCCGTTTTGGCTGGAGCATTCAGCG CATCGGTCTATGTTATGGTAATTAAGCCTCACAACTACATCGGATTCATCATCGCTGTCTTCACTTCACTCATTGCTCTTGTTCTTGGCTCCGTCATGTTGTTCTTCTCTCAAGATAGAACC atgtTGAGGAAGAATATCGCCTTTTCGGTATTCACTTGCGGCCTCTTCTGTACCGCCTTCTACTATGgtataattatcaaaatgATCTATACCATTCCCACAAACATTATCTATAACAGGATctag
- the idhM gene encoding NADP-dependent isocitrate dehydrogenase, translating to MFLSQHCKVGARFLSFHRSFVTLGYAFNCLSVNDNILHALTSKNHFSSFASNKMNLKNKIVVKNPVVEIDGDEMTRIMWDKVKNKLIFPHLDLDLKYFDLSIQQRDSTDDKVTLDAAAAIQKYGVGVKCATITPDEARLKEFNLKRMYKSPNGTIRNILDGTVFRVPIITKSVPLLVPGWKKPIVIGRHAFGDQYNCQDFVVTEPGKLELRFTPEGGEPKNVVVHEFKGPGVAIGMFNLDKSILGFARASFNYALSQNLPLYFSTKNTILKYYDGRFKDLFQKVYDEEFKAKFEEKGLTYQHRLIDDMVAFALKSEGGFVWACKNYDGDVQSDIVAQAYGSLGLMSSVLFSSDGKCFLSEAAHGTVTRHYRQYQKGVVTSTNPVAIIVAWAKALERRGKLDANQELVQFAQKLERSCVEAIDAGFMTKDLALARNPKATENDYLNTDQYIDKVLEFLHS from the exons ATGTTTTTGTCACAACATTGTAAAGTTGGGGCCAGATTCCTATCTTTTCATAGATCATTTGTTACATTAGGATACGCTTTCAATTGTTTATCTGTAAATGACAACATCCTTCACGCCTTAACCTCAAAGAATCATTTTTCTTCGTTTGCTTCTAATAAAATGAaccttaaaaataaaattgttgttAAAAATCCGGTCGTTGAAATCGACGGTGATGAAATGACCCGAATCATGTGGGATAAAGTTAAGAACAAA ttgaTTTTTCCACACCTTGATTTGGATTTGAAGTACTTTGACTTGTCAATACAACAGAGGGATTCTACTGATGACaag GTTACTTTGGATGCTGCGGCTGCAATTCAGAAATATGGAGTTGGAGTTAAGTGTGCAACAATTACACCTGACGAGGCCAGACTAAAGG AGTTTAACTTGAAGCGAATGTACAAATCACCAAATGGAACGATAAGGAATATTCTGGACGGGACTGTTTTCAGGGTCCcaataattacaaaatcAGTTCCACTGCTGGTTCCAGGATGGAAGAAGCCTATAGTAATAGGAAGGCACGCATTTGGAGACCAGTACAACTGCCAGGACTTTGTTGTGACAGAGCCTGGGAAGTTGGAGCTTCGTTTCACTCCAGAAGGTGGAGAACCAAAGAATGTAGTTGTTCATGAGTTTAAAGGTCCTGGGGTTGCTATTGGAATGTTTAACCTGGACAAGTCAATACTGGGATTTGCAAGGGCTTCATTTAACTACGCTTTAAGCCAAAACTTGCCCTTGTACTTTTCAACTAAGAATACTATCCTTAAGTACTACGACGGCAGGTTTAAGGACCTGTTTCAGAAGGTGTACGACGAGGAATTCAAGGCCAAGTTCGAGGAAAAGGGTTTAACTTATCAGCACAGGCTAATTGACGATATGGTAGCCTTTGCGCTAAAGTCAGAAGGTGGTTTTGTTTGGGCCTGCAAAAATTACGATGGTGATGTTCAGTCTGATATCGTAGCTCAAGC GTACGGTTCTCTCGGCTTAATGTCTTCTGTTCTCTTTTCTTCTGATGGTAAATGCTTCTTATCTGAAGCCGCTCACGGCACAGTCACTCGCCATTACAGACAATACCAAAAG GGAGTGGTTACTAGCACTAATCCTGTTGCAATTATCGTAGCATGGGCTAAGGCTCTTGAGAGGAGAGGAAAGCTTGACGCAAATCAAGAACTAGTTCAATTTGCTCAAAAACTCGAAAGGTCTTGTGTTGAAGCCATCGACGCTGGTTTCATGACCAAGGACCTCGCGCTCGCCAGAAACCCTAAAGCCACTGAAAACGATTACCTGAACACTGATCAGTACATTGACAAAGTTCTAGAATTTTTACACTCCTGA